The genomic region ggcAGGGTGCCCCATGCCAGCACCCTGAGCCTGGGGATCGCAGAGGTCCTGGAGGCAATGGGGCACATCCCCACTCCTGGGATGCTTTTCACGATGGGCTTTGCTCAGCACATGGTAGCGGTCCCATGGAGCCACGAGAGCATCCAGCCCCACGGCAGGGATGCTGTGGTCCCCGTGGAGTCGGGTtttgggtgggtgggtgtgtgcTGAGGAGGTGCTGCCGGCCACAGGGCTCCGGCAGGTACTCCATCTACATCGCCAACTACGCCAGCGGCAACGTGGGCCCCCACGCCCTGATCGAGATGGACGTGGCTGCCAGTGACCCTGCCCGCGGCATCGTGGTGCTGGTGGACGTGGCCGCCCAGGCTGGTGTCAGCAAGTACACAGGTAcccggctgctgcagccccgcgGAGGGGACAGGGCACTGGTGGGCGCGGGATCCCattgcaggcagggcagggcagggcagggcagcgcccattgcaggcagggcagggcagggcagcgcaggcaggggcCCGTGCCACGCGTTAGGCTGCCTGACTGCCCCATCTAGCGGTAGCCCCACGGCCCGTGGAAGGGACGAGGGCCCCGGGGTGCTCACCCAGGACCTCCGTGCCCACCATCACCCTGCCCGGCAGCCAGGCTGATCCCCCCGGAGCCCGCAGCACCTGCGTGGCTGGCAGCACGGCATGGGGACCTGGGCACGGGAGCAGGGAGCGTGCCAGCCTGTGCCCCACGCTGCCCCACCACCGCAGGGACTGCTGCAGTGCCCTGTCTCCCCAGCGGTAAATTGTCACTAATTAGGAGTGTTGTCACCATGGCGATGACAGTGATTAGTGTTGGGAGTGACACAAGCGGCTGCCAGGCCCAATTAGCTCCTGATGAGAGGGACTGAAGGTGGGAGGTGGGCGaggaggggacactgggggtcCTGGGAGCATCGGGTGGGCAGCACCgagggggcatggggggacaAGAACTCCGCTGGGGCAGGGTGCCAGCTGTCCCCTCACCCCTgggctgctgtccccagggggCCGTGGGCTGGCCGTGGGCCCCATCCTGAGTGACAGCGCCTCTGACATATTCTGCGGTAATGAGAACAGCCCCAACTTCCTCTTCCACAACCGGGGGGATGGGACGTACTGGGATGTGGCGGCTGCCGTGGGTGAGTAGGGGAAGCGGGGGGGAGCACCCAGGCGTTGGGGACctcagggcagggctggctctgcctgcccctgcctgcggGGACTGGTTGAATGCAGGGTGGAGGGACAGTCCTGGGGACCCAGAGCCTCGCTGACCACCGAGGGTGGCTGAGGTGCACCAGGGCATCCATCACTGCAGGGATGCAGCCCTGCACCGGGAGGACCTCTCTGGGGACTGCAGGGCACATCCTGGGAGGCATCCCAGGGAGACAGAAGCAGGGAGGGGGTCCCgtctccccccatccccttgcggctccccagggctggatGACCCCTACCAGCACGGACGTGGTGTGGCATTGGCTGACTTCAACCGCGACGGCCGGGTGGACATCGTCTATGGCAACTGGAATGGGCCGCACCGCCTCTACCTGCAGAGTGGGGTCCCCGGGCGAGTCCGATTCCGGGTGAGGGCTGGGAACTCCCACAGCAGGCTTTGCCACTGAGCCTCCTTGGCTGGGGGGGCCGGCTTCACTCTGATTTGGCTTTGAGCCCCAGTTCCCAGTGAGGAGGGGACCTGAAGCACCAAAGCAGGACCCAGTGTGCCGCTCCCTGTGCCCGTTGTCACCCCATGCCCATCCCTCACGCAGGACATCGCCACCCCCAAGTTCTCCATGCCGTCCCCCGTCCGCACCGTCATCGCAGCTGACTTCGACAATGATCAGGAGCTGGAAGTTTTCTTCAACAACATCGCTTATCGCGGCTCCTCTGCCAACCGCCTCTTCCGGTAGGAGCCTGGCAGGTactggggggccggggcagcccacACCCCACTCTGGGGAGCCGAGCAGGCAGGCTCACGGTGCAGTCGGGCTCACGGGGCTCCTCTCCAGCAGTGCCACTGCTCGGGCTCGGCTAATAAAAGGCACCGTGACTGAGCCCTTCCCAGCGTCATTACCAGCTGATGTGATCGTGCCTACAGCAGCCCCCGGGGTCCCCAGCACCGCTGATTAGCAGCCGTGTGGAAGCTTGTTCGTGGCTCCTGTTAATTGTGGGGGGTCAATTCTTCATTACTGCTGTGTGGCACCTCCTCGCCTGGCGTGTGGGGTGGTGGGAGCTGGTTGTCCACCCAGTGccggcacccatgggtgggtgGAGGGCAGTGGCATGGCAGGGAGCCCCTGGGGCCAGTCTCCCGTCCCAAAGGGATGCAGCAGTGTTTGGAGACGGTGTTGCTGCTCCGCAGTTCAGACGCACAAGAGCCAGGCTCTCATGACATCCCTGTCACCCCTGCATGGAGTGGGGACATGAGGTGCTAATAGGCAGGGGCCAGTCCTGTCCCCCATCCACCATGCATAGCCATCGGGGCTGTCACCTCTCTGCCATGCTGCTGCGGGAGGGGACAGGCACTTCCCGGGAAGGTGCTGGGGACCGCAGGGGCTGGCACTAACGCCTGTCTGTGCTCGGCAGGCTCATCCGCAGGGAGCACTCAGACCCCATCGTGGAAGAGCTGAATCCGGGGGATGCGCTGGAGCCCGAGGGACGGGGCACGGGTGGGTCCCCCCCGGCCTTGGCAGTGGGGGCCCATGCCGGGAGTGTGCTACAGCACTGCCTGGCACCCTCTATGCCTGGGGATGCTGCACGCCTGGCTGAGtcacctgcctgctccccaccaGCATCCTGGAGCCCCCATCACCCGGGAGCGGCCCCGTGCTTTCTCCCTCCACCCAAACCCAGCTAACTCTGCCATCTCCAGTTGTTCCCCAGGGCTTTGCTCTTGGGGGGGTCCTTCCTGGGTGCCCACTGCCCACTGTGTCCCACAGCTCCCCAGGCACTGCCTGTCCCCTCCACTGCCTGGGGAGCTGACCCACCTGACTGCAGGGTGCCACCCATACAGGGACCCTTACTCCTGCACTGTGGTCACCGCATCTTCCCTATTGCCCCTGCGTTGCTgggagtgctgctgctggctgtgggaGCCCACACTGGCAGCAGGGTGTAGTGCTGGGAGACGTGGGGCCGGGCCCCACGCATGACATGATCCTATCCTTGCAGGGGGTGCAGTGACGGATTTTGATGGCGATGGGATGCTGGACCTCATCCTGTCCCATGGCGAGTCCATGGCCCAGCCAATCTCCATCTTCAAGGGCACCCAGGTGAGCCAAGCAGGGGGTCCTCAGGTTGTCCCCGTCCCTTCCGCCTCTCCTTGCTCAGtctgcctgctccctcctcccttgcAGGGCACCAGCAACAACTGGCTGCGCGTCATCCCCCGCACCCGCTTTGGGGCTTTTGCGCGGGGGGCCAAAGTGGTGCTGTTCACGCGGCGCAGCGGGGCCCACCTGCGCATCATCGACGGTGGATCGGGGTACCTCTGCGAGATGGAGCCTGTGGCACACTTCGGACTGGGTGAGCCGGGGGGGCAAGGGGCTGCCTCCACCCCCAGCCTTCCCCGGCATACCCCTGCGCAGGGGCCACAtctgctgccccagcaccctgcagcacgGTAGTAATCATGCCCATTGCCCTGGGCATGGTGGGCTCCGGGGGAGGCTGTGGGCAGGATGTACCGccactgcagccctgctgcaaggagcagctgcccccttccccaccccctgcctgctgctttgcCCAGGCACCAGGGCTTTCCCTGCCCATTAACCCTCCCCTGGCTCAGCACGGCTGGCAGCCAAGCCTGcaggggtgtccctgcccgCTGGCAGGGCATCCCACCATCCCCATGTGCACCCCTCGTGCTGCATCCCTGTGCATGGGCTGTCAGCACGGGCACCTGGGGCCTGGCTCAGGGAGCAAGGGGAGGCTTTGCCCCTCCATCCCTACCACCCCACTGGCCTCCTttcagcccctgcctgccctggagACCCCCCCTCTGACGGGCTGCCCGCCTGCAGGGCACGATGAAGCCAGCAGCCTGGAGGTGACCTGGCCGGATGGCCGCGTCGTGGCACGAGCCGTGGCCAGCAGTGAGACCAACTCCGTCCTGGAGGTCCCCTACCCCCTGGACGCAGAGGAGCCGCTCATGCCTGCCCCGCTGGAGGTGAGGGCCAGGAgtgggtgcagggctggaggcaggaatgaggggctgagctctgctggcTCCGTGGCTGCCCAGGGCTGATTCCTCCCCATTCCAGTGGTCTCTGCTTCTCTCCAAATGCAGTGCGGGCAGGGATTCTCCCAGCACAAGAACGGGCGCTGTGTAGGTGAGTGGCTGCTGGGGGCACAGGCATCCTGCACCCAGGATGCTGCAGCATAGCCCCACGGGGGGCACGAGGGCAGCACCCCGCTACAGGCAGGCGGCAGCCAGGGAGGCGGCTGGgcatgcaggcagggctgccatgTGGCTCAATGCGAGGTACGGCTGCCTGCCCAGTATGTGGCCTGGAATGAGGGCAGCAGCACGGCTCTAGAGAGGGACTGTGGTGTcacggggagggggagagcacTGTGCCGGGGCCAGGAGGTATGGCTGGCACGTTAGCAGGCATTGCGATAGAGCCACAAGCAACGGAGGGGCAGCAGGGATGTGGCAGGGTGTCCATGGCCGTGTTGTGAGTCTCCTGGGCAGAGGCATAGCTTGTGCATGGCTACATCTGGGGGTCATCCAGCATGTGCAGGGGGAACCGGAGCGGCCATGGCTGGCAGCCCCAagctcccagcccagccgtCTCAAACCGAAACCCTTCTGCTTGTAGACACAGACGAGTGCACCAAGTTCCCCTTCGTCTGCCCCCGGGACAAGCCCGTCTGCATCAACACCTATGGCGGGTACCGCTGCCGCAGCAACAAGCGCTGCAGCCGGGGCTTTGAGCCCAACGAGGACGGCACAGCTTGCGTGGGTGAGTGATGGCTGGGACACCCTGACCCCATGCCACCGCAGCCTGGCCAAGCCAGTGGGCAGCAGCCCCAAAGCACCACCTTGGGATGCTGTCGCACCCTTGCCAAAGGCCTGGCCACATCCTGTAATGTGCCAGGTGGCTGCCCAGCCACCTGCACCCTGGCTCTGTATCTGTTCATCCTGCGCCTCCCGCTGAGCTGCCACTGactccccttctctctttctctctctttttctctcttgctccttctctccttctctgtgcaGCTCAAGTGGCCTTTTTTGGGGGATACCCCTCTGCCGGGAGCTGGCCTGGGCCCCCCCACTGTGCCCTCCTCCCTCTAGTCCTTGGACTCTGCCTTTGCCTCTATGCACTTTAACTCCTGCCTGTAACATGCCAGAGCAGCCTTGGCGGAAGGACTGGCCGgtctctgtctgtctctctttttctctctctttctctccatgtCAAACCGCCCTGAAAGTGCCGGCTGTGCCCTACTGGGGCggcctgcagtgggatgggcaCGGAGCCTGCCTGCCCCTTGCACCGTGTCTGGGAAAGCAGCCCCGGGGCAGCACCCCTTCACCGGCACCTCGCCGCCCTAGCACTGCTCCTGCCATGCCGGTGCCTCCCGGGCGGTCGCTTGCTCCGTTGCCTCGATACCGTATCATGTGCCTGCTGGTTTGGCCTGCGACGTGCGTGCTTCGCCTGTCCCCTCCTCGGTGACGggcctcccccccagccccggcagagGAGGGTCCCCCTGGCCCTGCAGGGGAAGGACCCTCCTcatctgttttttaatgttttgacCCCACTGTTTGGAGTCGGACCCTGCTCAGTCTTCCAGCCCCTCTCTCAGAGAACCCCCCCAATAAACTATATCCTGTCTATTAGTCTGGCCTCCTGagctgtgcagggcagggctgtgcccacGCTTCTGCCTaccctcccctggggctgcacAGGGAGGGGGCTCAGGAGTGGGGAtcacccccagcatcccccagctctccctgccccagggccaggagctAGCTGGAGGTTGCACAGTGGCccggggcagctctgcccctgcccatccctgctcccagccctgggagcacAGCCAGATGTGCAGCAGTGGAGGGAATGGGgtgcagcaggcagccctgcccatGCAGCAACAACAGGGCCGTGCTGCCTTCCCCCCACGTGCTGTAACCCTGTGCCActctcttccccaccaccagACATCAACGAGTGTGCCCAGGGCTTGCACaactgcagccagctctgcaccaACACACCTGGGGCATACACCTGCCACTGCCACCCGGGCTTCCGCCCCCTTGATCCTGCTGCCAGCCACTGCCTGGGTGAGTacgggcaggcagcggggctggcagcccaCGGTGCCCACCCACCGGCCGCTGCCAGGCgcagctgtgctgccctgcGAGCAGGGACGCTGTTTCCTGGGGTGTCCTGTTGTGCTCACAGCTCTGGTCCCGGCCAACCCAAAACATGGGGGGCAGGATGGACAGACTGTGGTTGTGCAGGAGTTGATCTGCCACCTGACAGCCTTGGGGACAAGCGGTGGCAGGACCACTGCTGCGTGGCTGCAGGCACTAGAGATGCCTTCATCTCCTGGCTTCacccagccccagagctgcccccccatgtcccctccagcccctgccctgcccgtgcCAGACAAGCCCCCTACCCTTGGCGCAGCTCTCaccctctccccttcttttcCAGACATAGATGAGTGCCAGGCACAGCCTGGACCCTGTGACCATATCTGCCACAACAGCCACGGCTCCTTCCACTGCCACTGCCGCCACGGCTTCTCCCTgggcgcgggcgggcgctgccggcgcAACTAGTCTGCCCTGGTGTGGCCCGGTGCCCCCTGCTcgcccccagccctgtgccgGTTGCACTCGGTGCCAACTGAATAAACCCTTTCCTGCACTGGTTTCCCTGTGGGTCCCTGTCACTGGGGCCACGTGACTGCTATACGggtctgtccccatccccccatagactgccccatccctccccctcATTTCCCCAATGCTCACCCTCCTTGTGGGGCTCCATGTGCCCCAGTGTGCTAGGGgatgcccagcccagcccgctCTGTGCCCCCCACCAttgccccgctcccccctctGACACAGGAGGACGCGGGGCACGCAGTGGGGGATCAAGCGTGGGGTTTATTGAGGAACGTCTCCATGGAGAGGGGCCCTAGCAGGAACGACAAAGCCAGGGCCACCCCACACGCACGCCATGACTGAGCCAAATGGAGTGCCACGGGGCAGGGTCCTCCCTCCAGGACCCCAGGAGAGGAACACTGGCTCCATTCAGCCCTGCACTCAGGTGGACACTCATCTCCTCGGGGTGCTGGATGTCACAGGGACCCTCCTATTCCCCCGCATCTCACCCTGGCCCACGAACTACCACACCTTGCAGCTGGGCCCAGGTGCCCCTCGGGGTCCCCACTGCAGGCCAGGCTGAGAACTGGGGTGCTGGTGGCAGACGCATGCAGGACGCGTGGGTGGGGGAGGgctcagcagcaggagaggaagggtCCTGGTGGAGCTGCTCCACCAGGCACCCTCCCTGCATTGGGGCAGGTCGCAGGGCAGAGTGGGCAGGGGTCTGCCAGCAGGCAGGCGCAGGCAGGCTCTGCTGGGACTGGGCAGGGAGCCTGGCTCGCCCATGCCACAGCTCAGTCTCGGCTACACTGGGCCATGCATGAGCCTGGGGCATGTGGCACAAGGGCAGGAACCTGCCCAGCACTGCATCTCCCTGCCCTGGGTACAGGGCTCAGGAGCTTTCTGGGTCCAGCTGGGGATGGCACTgggttggccagggagcagaaGCAAGTGCCCAGTGTCGTGGGCAGTGCTGGAGGATGCTGCTGGCGAGGATGCTGCTGCCAGATGGGTCAGGGCAtctggctggggctggagagcagcaacAGGCAGcgtgtggggcagggctggggcaaaTGCACGGCACCATCATGCAGATGAAGCGGCACCAGGGCTTTGCTAGGTGCCCTGGGCAGAGGGCACGCAGTGGCTGAGCCTGCCTCGCAGCACCAAGAGCAGGATGCCCCAGGCAGAGGGTCCAGCAAGGGCTGGCAGTGCCCGTGGGCATGGGACTAAGCCCCCCTCCCCTTAGCGCTGCCTGGGGCTTTGCCGGTCCCACTGCTCCCTGATGCATGGCACCCTGtgtgctgccagctggggctgcccaaAGCAGGGCAAGCTCCTTTGCTTGCGGCAGGGGCAGCAGCGCAGAGCACCCAGAGGGCTGCGGGAGCCTCTTGGCACTGGTTTGGCTCAGTGGGAAGCACCTGGGAcgccccagcaccagcccctgcccgcagtGGGTctgagcaggggcagagccACTGTGGGGGGCACAGAGCAGAGGGGGGTGGGCAGCCCTGGTGGGCAGCCCCcggcctccccctccctcctgcctgccctgggctcAGAAACGGGTGCTCTGGTAGTGCAGCCTGCGGAGCTCGGAGAGGCCACTGTCCCGGCAGTATGAGTCCCTGCAGGGACTCCCTGCCAGTCAccggccccctgccccaccgccaccgctgctgctgctggagctgccacTGCTGGAGCTGCCACTGCTGCACCGATCCTCGTAGATGGAGATCTCGATCTGGGCCCTGCTAAGGATCATCAGTGGGATGTGCCAGCTGCAAATCCAAGACCCAACACCCGCTCCCGGTGTCCCACCACCCCTCACCCTTgtcctcccccccagcaccccactgcCCAGAGGATACGACCCTCATGCCACGCTCCAGGGGGTCAGtgagcagcagcccctgcgGCGCATAGATCTTCTCATTCTGCTCCTGGATGTACTTGGAGATCTTCTTCAGGACCTGCCGGTGCACGGAGGGACACTCAGGGCCTGCCAGCCCTGATGTCCCCCACTGCAAGCCCTGATGCCTGCTAcagcctccagccccccctgctccctgtgccatccctgtgccccctgTCAGCCATGCCCATCCCCAAGCCCTCCCCTGGACCTTAGCACCTTCTCGTAGTGCGTCTCCatgcagaggaagatgaaatAGGCAGTGGCGCAGGCCAGGCACCCCTCCAAGTATGAGCTGCCCCCAATCTTCTCTGCCTCGGCGTAGAAGCCATTAAGGGTTTTCACAGTTTCCTCGAAGAGCTGCCGCTCAATCTAGAGCAGAAACCAGGGTGAAGACGAGTCTGGCCAGAGGCTGGCCCCCTGCACtaccctgtccccatcccttggGCGACTTGTGGAGCACTTaaccctctcctccctgcccagctgatGCCTCAGCTCCCTAACCCCTGCCCACTGCTTGCCCATGCCAAGAGCCTGCAGCCCTTCACCAGAGCCTCCTGGTCCCCAGGAGCACCCAAGCCCTTGCACATCAGGCAAGGTGGCTGTGATGGCATGCACCCAGCAACATTGGCTGGCCCAGAGCCATACAATACCCTATGGGGGCCCCATGACTTCAGACCCCTCTCCCCCCTGAGCCCCCATAGGGCACCGACATAGGGCACCTCCCACTCTGTCAGCCTGCCAGGCTCCCTACCCGGCTCTCCAGCTCAGGGGGGAACTTTGTCTGGAACTGGCACGTGGTCCCATCACTGTAGTCCCGCTGCACGAAGACCTTGGTGGCCAGGGACGCGCTGCgccgcagctcctgcaggctgTGCACCTGGAGGGCAGTGGGGTGAGCTGGGGAGCCACAGCCGTGGGGTGACAGGCGTccctgctgggggctggggaccccgGGAGCAATGCCATTCTCCCAGCGTCAGGGCGTGGGGGCCGCAGGCTCGCACACCCTGAGGGAAGGGAGCCCCCGGCATGGGCTGTGTCATGCCATGAGCACAGCTCGGTGCAGGAGGTGCGAGGCCAGGGGTGAGGGGAGGATGGCAGCAAGGGGAGGATGCCGCGGCAGCCCTCCGCTCGGAGCGTGGGCGACTGCGTGTGttccctgccccaggctggtGCCTGTCCTCGCCTACACCGGCTGCTGCACGGTCGGCTGTGTGTCCCCGGTGGGCCAcggcccggggaggggacagccctctgtccccagcagtGCCCCAGCACGCAGCCGCCCCAGCAGGTCCCAGGCAGGAGGGGGGAAGcgaggggagcaggagcagcgggCCGAGCAGTGGGTCTGCAGCGGCAGcgcagcgggcgggcgggctgcAGCCGGGTGGCTGCACAAAGGGGGtcggcagccccggcagcggcaggcgctcagcccagccccgccagccctgGCAACCCCAGCGTACAAGGGCCCACGCCAGCCCCCTGGGCTCAGTGGGgggggctggagaggaggaTGGGAGAATGGAGGGGCCAGGCTGTGCCAAGGGCGGGTGCCAGACCCCTCCCTGTGCTTCCGCTTGGGTGACATGGGGCCACCTCCCGCCGTGTGCCCCACAGACCCTCTGCCCCTGTCCCGGGTCCCACCCACAGCACCTGGGAGAGGGACCCACAGCCACCCCTCCTCCCGGGGCACCCCACCCCAGACCCACGCTGCTCCCTCCAACAAGGGCACCCCGCACCGCCCCGAGCACCCCACATACACACCGGCCTTTCCGTGCACACGGACCGCGCACgcctcccagccccactccccAGTGCGTCCCACGCCgaccccagccccacgctgccctCCCACACCAGCGCACCCCCCGCGGGCCCCGTTCCCCCGCGCCCAGGCAGCCGACGGCgccggggcgaggggcggcAGAGCGGGGGGGCTCCGCCGCAGCCCGCCGCCGGGAGGTCCCCGCCGCCGGGGTGGCCCCCGCCGTGCCGCCGCGCACCCACCTCCGTGGCCATGGCGCGGCGTGCGCCCGGagcgggccgggctgggctgtgccgggggggACCGGCGCTGTCACCGGGGCCGTGCCGAGCCGCGCGGGGGGACCGGCGCTGTCCGCGGTGCTGCTGTGCCGAGCGGCGGaggcgggcccggccgccccgtGTGCGCAGCCGCccggcccggcacggcccgCCCCGAGGCGGCGGGGACGGGCGCCCGCCGCTAGCGGCACGGAGCCCCGGGAGGACGCGGCCCCGTTTGCTGGGGACGGCGATACCGGAGTCCGGCTGCCCCGGGCCTGGCCCCGGCGGGGGGCTGCGAggcggggctgctgctgcaggtcccGGGGGTCCGGCCGGCGCTGCGGGTACCGGGGCCCGGCTGCCGAGGGGATGCGGCTGCAGGTCCCTGGGGGGAACCGGCTGCCGAGGGGGTGCTGCTGGCGGTAACTGTGGCGGTGGCCCGGCGGGGGTGCgggggcccggccgcggggctggcAGCCTGCCGTGCCACGGGGCCGCCTCTGAAGCTGTTTGTTCGCGAAGGATTTGCAGCTGGCGCTGCGCTCTGGAGCGGCCGCTGCGATCGCAGCGCGGGCAGACATCAAAGTGGAGAGCTAGCGAATTCCCTGTTATCTCTGCCCCTTGACGGCCCCATTAGAGCCGGAGAGATGCCAAAccgggggaagagaggctctcCCGAGCGGCGAAGGAGGGGGTGCTCACAGCTGGGGCCGGGGTGAGGCGGGAGGGATGCGGCGGCTGGGCACAGGGCCCTCGtcaggcaggagggcagccagcccTTCCTCAACACCTGGGCGATGCTGAAGGCAGCGCGGGGCCCTGCCAGCCTGTCTGCTCAGGCTGCTAACACGGCACGGCCGGCTGCCTGCGGCACAGGGGCCCTGAGGAAACAGGGGCCGCTCCAGCTGACTCCCACTCCCTGCCCTGAGCACCAGCCCAGGCTTCGGGCAGAGCAAATagaggcagagccctggggtGGCTGGCGGGCAGCCCCTGCGTGCCGGAATGTGGCAGGCTTTGTGACCAAGGGACATGTGCAGGCAGGGACCTGAGTCAGAGGGCGCATCTCCCCCCCTAGACACAAAGCTACGGATCCCATAGCTTTTTGGGGGAAACCTGCTGTTCCTAGGGtccagagcagccctgccagcccacaCGCC from Ciconia boyciana chromosome 8, ASM3463844v1, whole genome shotgun sequence harbors:
- the GOLGA7B gene encoding golgin subfamily A member 7B, whose protein sequence is MGAAPSTVGTSGTASQGGMVHSLQELRRSASLATKVFVQRDYSDGTTCQFQTKFPPELESRIERQLFEETVKTLNGFYAEAEKIGGSSYLEGCLACATAYFIFLCMETHYEKVLKKISKYIQEQNEKIYAPQGLLLTDPLERGMRVIEISIYEDRCSSGSSSSGSSSSSSGGGGAGGR
- the CRTAC1 gene encoding cartilage acidic protein 1; its protein translation is MRSRRRGGAGRPPWPVPRMLALCLLSLAWLSEGSQRSEPMFAAVTHRLLPPDYDSNPTQLNYGVAVTDLDADGDFEIVVAGYNGPNLVLKYDKARGRLVNVAEDERGSPYYALRDRQGNAIGVTACDIDGDGREEIYFLNTNNAFSGMATYTDKLFKLRNGRWEDLLSDEVNREVASRFAGRSVACVDRTGSGRYSIYIANYASGNVGPHALIEMDVAASDPARGIVVLVDVAAQAGVSKYTGGRGLAVGPILSDSASDIFCGNENSPNFLFHNRGDGTYWDVAAAVGLDDPYQHGRGVALADFNRDGRVDIVYGNWNGPHRLYLQSGVPGRVRFRDIATPKFSMPSPVRTVIAADFDNDQELEVFFNNIAYRGSSANRLFRLIRREHSDPIVEELNPGDALEPEGRGTGGAVTDFDGDGMLDLILSHGESMAQPISIFKGTQGTSNNWLRVIPRTRFGAFARGAKVVLFTRRSGAHLRIIDGGSGYLCEMEPVAHFGLGHDEASSLEVTWPDGRVVARAVASSETNSVLEVPYPLDAEEPLMPAPLECGQGFSQHKNGRCVDTDECTKFPFVCPRDKPVCINTYGGYRCRSNKRCSRGFEPNEDGTACVDINECAQGLHNCSQLCTNTPGAYTCHCHPGFRPLDPAASHCLDIDECQAQPGPCDHICHNSHGSFHCHCRHGFSLGAGGRCRRN